Proteins encoded within one genomic window of Amycolatopsis sp. 2-15:
- a CDS encoding acyl-CoA dehydrogenase family protein, producing the protein MRKGTDLQHLWRDHVDERLALEAREFTREHVAPVADALDRDDRYPLNLVRLTADRGWNSMTLDPRYGGEGRPMTELLAVLEELSVASAILGISLITIFQSQRCIELYGEESLKERYLPRYAGGLPASFALTEDGHGSDIRTLDTKAHRTDKGWVLNGEKAFITSGAAAELFVVLAETDVGVSTFAVTKDTPGVSSYQGHEAETFGLRNGPHVNLVLEDVEVPADHLIGTEGRGLKQVMVTLANSRTLAAGISLGIARAAFEGALKYVDTRSAFGTKVLDFQGIQWYFAELAAQIDATRLLTYEAARDLDAGRDIARSSSSAKLLAASLATKVASTAVQVCGAHGTRETQPFGRYLRDAKAYEVAGGSAEVLKNTVAKSLVKAVRVEDR; encoded by the coding sequence ATGAGGAAGGGGACCGACTTGCAGCACCTCTGGAGGGACCACGTCGACGAGCGCCTCGCGCTCGAGGCCCGCGAGTTCACGCGCGAGCACGTGGCTCCGGTCGCGGACGCGCTGGACCGCGACGACCGCTACCCGCTCAACCTCGTGCGGCTCACCGCCGACCGCGGCTGGAACTCGATGACGCTCGACCCGCGTTACGGCGGCGAGGGCCGCCCGATGACGGAACTGCTCGCCGTGCTGGAGGAGCTCTCGGTCGCCAGCGCGATCCTAGGCATCTCGCTCATCACGATCTTCCAGAGCCAGCGCTGCATCGAGCTCTACGGCGAGGAGTCGCTCAAGGAGCGCTACCTGCCGCGCTACGCCGGCGGCCTGCCCGCGTCGTTCGCGCTGACCGAGGACGGGCACGGCAGCGACATCCGCACGCTCGACACCAAGGCCCACCGCACCGACAAGGGCTGGGTGCTCAACGGCGAGAAGGCCTTCATCACCTCCGGCGCGGCCGCGGAGCTGTTCGTGGTGCTCGCCGAGACCGACGTCGGTGTCTCGACGTTCGCGGTCACCAAGGACACGCCGGGCGTGTCCAGCTACCAGGGTCACGAGGCCGAGACGTTCGGGCTGCGCAACGGCCCGCACGTCAACCTGGTGCTGGAAGACGTCGAGGTGCCCGCCGACCACCTCATCGGCACCGAGGGCCGCGGCCTCAAGCAGGTGATGGTCACCCTCGCCAACTCGCGCACGCTCGCCGCCGGCATCAGCCTCGGCATCGCGCGCGCGGCGTTCGAAGGCGCGCTGAAGTACGTGGACACGCGTTCCGCGTTCGGCACGAAGGTCCTGGATTTCCAAGGGATCCAGTGGTACTTCGCGGAGCTGGCCGCACAGATCGACGCGACTCGGCTGCTCACCTACGAAGCCGCGCGCGACCTCGACGCGGGCCGCGACATCGCGCGCTCGTCCTCGTCGGCGAAGCTGCTGGCGGCCTCGCTCGCCACGAAGGTCGCCTCCACGGCGGTGCAGGTGTGCGGCGCCCACGGCACGCGCGAGACCCAGCCGTTCGGCCGGTACCTGCGCGACGCGAAGGCCTACGAGGTGGCCGGGGGGTCGGCCGAGGTGCTCAAGAACACCGTCGCGAAGAGCCTGGTCAAGGCCGTCAGGGTGGAGGATCGGTAG
- a CDS encoding MFS transporter, translating to MSEVATNAPAGVAGSAYTRRERGLIIAAAVSGWGMEYFDLVILSLVAGDVGKTFGVSTAAVGAVFTAQLAATAIGGILFGPLADRFGRRRVLTWTIWIFAIGTGLGALAPNFGLFVVCRMIAGIGIGGEWAIGFALLNEAWSPKRRGLAGGMVQAAIWPAYAIGIFVAGAVPNWRWAFAIGALPALAAVAIRLACPESKQWLELQRAKAEGRKAGTVASREPATAGLALLFKKNALKMVVLGTVVVFGAQYSYYVYSSWMPTFLKTGLHLGAGPTQTVLYVSAAISLVSYIAAGALGDRWGRRKALLAFASVQLVAFIAFAVLIATGAATGSVIAMYFVISFGLGYFAVFGTWFGELFATPIRATGSSFCYSVGRGIASFGPGIVGLLAARYGLGGGISTGLFAVALMMITALFLADRSGRAITAAE from the coding sequence ATGTCCGAAGTGGCGACCAACGCCCCGGCCGGCGTGGCCGGGTCCGCCTACACCCGAAGAGAGCGTGGTCTGATCATCGCGGCCGCGGTCAGCGGCTGGGGGATGGAGTACTTCGACCTCGTGATCCTGTCGCTCGTGGCCGGCGACGTCGGGAAGACGTTCGGCGTCTCCACGGCCGCGGTGGGCGCGGTGTTCACGGCGCAGCTCGCCGCCACGGCGATCGGCGGCATCCTGTTCGGCCCGCTGGCCGACCGGTTCGGGCGCCGCAGGGTGCTCACCTGGACGATCTGGATCTTCGCGATCGGCACGGGGCTGGGCGCGCTCGCGCCGAACTTCGGGCTGTTCGTGGTGTGCCGGATGATCGCCGGGATCGGGATCGGCGGCGAGTGGGCCATCGGGTTCGCGCTGCTCAACGAAGCGTGGTCGCCCAAGCGCCGCGGCCTCGCCGGCGGCATGGTGCAGGCCGCGATCTGGCCCGCCTACGCGATCGGCATCTTCGTCGCCGGCGCCGTGCCGAACTGGCGCTGGGCCTTCGCCATCGGCGCGCTGCCCGCGCTGGCCGCGGTCGCGATCCGGCTCGCCTGTCCGGAATCGAAGCAGTGGCTCGAGCTGCAGCGGGCCAAAGCCGAAGGCCGGAAGGCCGGCACCGTCGCGTCCCGCGAGCCCGCGACCGCCGGACTCGCGCTGCTGTTCAAGAAGAACGCGCTGAAGATGGTCGTGCTCGGCACCGTCGTGGTGTTCGGTGCGCAGTACTCCTACTACGTCTACTCGTCCTGGATGCCGACCTTCCTCAAGACCGGCCTGCACCTGGGCGCGGGACCGACGCAGACGGTGCTCTACGTCAGCGCCGCCATCTCGCTCGTCTCCTACATCGCGGCCGGCGCGCTCGGTGACCGGTGGGGCCGGCGCAAGGCGCTGCTCGCCTTCGCCTCGGTGCAGCTGGTCGCGTTCATCGCCTTCGCCGTGCTGATCGCCACCGGCGCCGCGACCGGGTCGGTGATCGCGATGTACTTCGTGATCTCGTTCGGGCTCGGCTACTTCGCCGTGTTCGGCACGTGGTTCGGCGAGCTGTTCGCCACGCCGATCCGGGCCACGGGCTCGAGCTTCTGCTACTCGGTGGGCCGCGGCATCGCGAGCTTCGGGCCCGGGATCGTCGGCCTGCTCGCCGCCCGCTACGGCCTCGGCGGCGGCATCTCGACCGGCCTGTTCGCCGTGGCACTGATGATGATCACCGCGTTGTTCCTGGCCGACCGCTCCGGCCGGGCCATCACCGCGGCGGAATGA
- a CDS encoding response regulator transcription factor has protein sequence MRVVVGEDQALVREGIVRVLERAGFSVAGVASDAPDVLRQVRAHRPDVLITDIRMPPDLTDDGLRAALEIRSSDPDVGVIVLSQFLEDRYAFELVGDRAEGVGYLLKEKVADPAVLIDAVRRVAAGDTALDPDVIARLVGRKRVGSPLDDLTPRERDVLALMAQGHSNVGIAEKLVVTVPAVERHVTGIFSKLGLHQSASSRHRRVLAVLRYLRS, from the coding sequence ATCCGGGTGGTCGTCGGCGAGGACCAGGCCCTGGTGCGAGAGGGGATCGTGCGCGTCCTCGAACGCGCCGGCTTCTCCGTCGCCGGCGTGGCCTCGGACGCGCCCGACGTGCTGCGCCAGGTCCGCGCCCACCGGCCCGACGTGCTGATCACCGACATCCGCATGCCCCCGGACCTGACCGACGACGGCTTGCGCGCGGCGCTGGAGATCCGCTCCTCCGACCCGGACGTCGGAGTGATCGTGCTGTCGCAGTTCCTGGAGGACCGCTACGCCTTCGAGCTCGTCGGCGACCGCGCGGAAGGCGTCGGATACCTGCTCAAGGAAAAGGTCGCCGACCCGGCGGTCCTCATCGACGCCGTGCGGCGCGTGGCCGCGGGCGACACGGCCCTCGACCCGGACGTGATCGCCCGCCTCGTCGGGCGCAAGCGCGTCGGCAGCCCGCTCGACGACCTGACCCCCCGCGAGCGCGACGTCCTCGCGCTCATGGCCCAGGGCCACTCCAACGTCGGCATCGCGGAGAAGCTCGTGGTCACCGTGCCCGCCGTGGAACGCCACGTGACGGGGATCTTCAGCAAACTCGGCCTGCACCAGTCAGCAAGCAGCCGGCACCGGCGGGTGCTGGCTGTGCTGCGGTATCTGCGGAGCTGA
- a CDS encoding response regulator — protein sequence MPPTALIVDDDPGFRRAARRLLAARGFEVVAEAADAGQALEAVRAHHPDCVLLDLHLPDTDGLSAARALAASPAPAPRILVTSTEPADFATADLTALGIVAFVAKDHLATADLPALFGFSAA from the coding sequence ATGCCGCCCACCGCCCTGATCGTCGACGACGACCCCGGTTTCCGGCGTGCCGCGCGGCGCCTGCTCGCCGCCCGGGGCTTCGAGGTCGTCGCCGAGGCGGCCGACGCGGGGCAAGCCCTGGAAGCCGTGCGCGCCCATCACCCCGACTGCGTGCTCCTCGACCTCCACCTCCCCGACACCGACGGCCTCTCGGCCGCCCGCGCGCTCGCCGCGAGCCCCGCCCCGGCGCCCCGGATCCTCGTCACCTCGACCGAGCCGGCCGACTTCGCCACCGCCGACCTGACCGCGCTCGGGATCGTCGCCTTCGTCGCCAAGGACCACCTGGCGACGGCCGACCTGCCGGCGTTGTTCGGCTTCTCGGCCGCCTGA
- a CDS encoding sensor histidine kinase: MESPREMLELILHTVPHPVWVIDHGGAIVFANPAAVAALGYGDLAELRGRQSHETVHHHHPDGSPFPASECPMLRSRQAGETVHSDEDWFFRRDGSMFPIEWWSAPLDLPGGRGAVLAFEETTRRRAAEQAVRERDAARIRAAESRATGRRIVESATAARRQLARDLHDGAQQRLVALLIDLQLAREEFAAAPDRVPGLLDEAVEHTRAAITELRELAAGIHPAILSARGLRFAVEALASRAALPVVVTGSVEVELAEGVEACAYFVAAEALTNAVKHSRASQVTVTVAATGPVLTVEVCDDGVGGAVAGGSGSGLAGLADRVDALDGRLTLSSPPGGGTALRAEFPL; encoded by the coding sequence GTGGAATCTCCCCGTGAAATGCTCGAGCTGATCCTGCACACGGTCCCGCATCCGGTTTGGGTGATCGACCACGGCGGGGCGATCGTCTTCGCGAACCCCGCGGCCGTGGCGGCGCTCGGTTACGGCGACCTGGCCGAACTGCGCGGGCGCCAGAGCCACGAGACGGTGCACCACCACCATCCCGACGGTTCGCCGTTCCCGGCGTCGGAGTGCCCGATGCTGCGGTCGCGCCAGGCCGGGGAAACCGTGCACAGCGACGAAGACTGGTTCTTCCGGCGGGACGGCTCGATGTTCCCGATCGAGTGGTGGTCGGCCCCGCTGGACCTGCCCGGCGGCCGCGGCGCGGTGCTCGCCTTCGAGGAGACCACGCGGCGCCGGGCGGCCGAGCAGGCCGTGCGCGAGCGTGACGCCGCGCGGATCCGGGCGGCCGAGTCGCGCGCCACCGGCCGGCGCATCGTCGAGAGCGCGACGGCGGCCCGCCGGCAGCTGGCCCGCGACCTGCACGACGGCGCCCAGCAACGGCTCGTCGCGCTGCTCATCGACTTGCAGCTCGCCCGTGAGGAGTTCGCCGCCGCGCCGGATCGTGTTCCCGGGCTGCTCGACGAAGCCGTCGAGCACACGCGCGCGGCCATCACGGAGCTGCGGGAGCTCGCCGCCGGGATCCACCCGGCCATCCTGTCCGCGCGCGGGCTTCGCTTCGCTGTCGAGGCCCTCGCCTCGCGCGCGGCCCTGCCGGTGGTGGTGACCGGGTCGGTCGAGGTCGAGCTGGCCGAAGGGGTCGAGGCGTGCGCCTACTTCGTCGCCGCCGAAGCCCTCACGAACGCGGTCAAGCACTCGCGCGCGTCGCAGGTCACGGTGACCGTGGCGGCGACCGGGCCCGTGCTCACCGTCGAGGTGTGCGACGACGGCGTCGGCGGCGCCGTCGCGGGCGGATCCGGTTCCGGCCTAGCCGGCCTGGCCGATCGCGTCGACGCGCTCGACGGCCGGCTCACCCTGTCCTCCCCACCCGGCGGCGGAACCGCGCTGCGCGCCGAGTTTCCCCTCTGA
- a CDS encoding NADPH:quinone reductase codes for MKAVTFTRHGGPEVLSLSERDVPEPGAGEVRVRIVVSAVNPTDWKSRRGPGELAGPAVPNQDGAGVVDAVGPGVTEFAAGDRVWVLLAAAHSPASGTAQEYTVLPAERLVRLPDTVGFDEGAGFAIPALTAHRALTVAEDGPTRLAPGALAGRTVLVTGGAGAVGNATIQLARWAGATVLTTVSTEAKATLARAAGADHALLYTSGDLAAEIRAIAPDGVDLVVEVAAGTNAGLHADVLRTRGTVAAYGDDRGTGTITLEFGRNLWLNSRYQFLVLYTVGLDKLRAGAQDVTAALVDGALRLGEERGLPVHRFPLADTAKAHEASENGATGKILIDVTPAG; via the coding sequence ATGAAGGCTGTCACGTTCACCCGCCACGGCGGGCCGGAAGTGTTGTCGCTGTCGGAGCGGGACGTCCCGGAGCCGGGCGCCGGCGAGGTCCGGGTGCGGATCGTCGTGTCGGCGGTGAACCCCACGGACTGGAAGTCGCGCCGCGGCCCCGGAGAGCTCGCCGGTCCGGCCGTGCCCAACCAGGACGGCGCCGGCGTGGTCGACGCCGTCGGGCCGGGCGTCACGGAGTTCGCGGCCGGCGACCGCGTGTGGGTGCTGCTGGCCGCGGCCCACTCCCCCGCGTCCGGAACGGCGCAGGAGTACACCGTGCTGCCCGCCGAACGGCTCGTACGCCTGCCCGACACGGTCGGCTTCGACGAGGGCGCCGGGTTCGCCATCCCCGCGCTCACCGCGCACCGCGCCCTGACCGTCGCCGAGGACGGACCGACCCGGCTCGCGCCGGGCGCGCTCGCCGGCCGTACCGTCCTGGTCACGGGCGGGGCGGGCGCCGTCGGCAACGCCACCATCCAGCTCGCCCGCTGGGCCGGTGCGACCGTGCTCACCACCGTGAGCACCGAGGCCAAAGCCACCCTCGCCCGGGCGGCCGGTGCGGACCACGCGCTGCTCTACACCTCCGGCGACCTGGCGGCCGAGATCCGGGCGATCGCCCCCGACGGCGTGGACCTCGTGGTCGAGGTCGCCGCCGGCACGAACGCCGGGCTGCACGCCGACGTCTTGCGCACCCGCGGCACCGTCGCGGCCTACGGCGACGACCGCGGCACCGGCACCATCACCCTCGAGTTCGGCCGCAACCTGTGGCTGAACTCGCGTTACCAGTTCCTGGTCCTCTACACCGTCGGCCTGGACAAGCTACGCGCCGGCGCGCAGGACGTCACCGCGGCCCTCGTCGACGGCGCCCTTCGCCTGGGCGAGGAACGCGGCCTGCCGGTGCACCGCTTCCCGCTGGCCGACACCGCGAAAGCCCACGAAGCGTCGGAGAACGGCGCGACGGGCAAGATCCTCATCGACGTGACACCCGCCGGCTGA
- a CDS encoding SDR family NAD(P)-dependent oxidoreductase, whose amino-acid sequence MPTQSTIALVTGGNAGIGYFVAEQLAAAGAAVVLGSRDPAKAASAIGAIQARVPGARVTAVRLDLADLASLKSSADALDVPRLDVAVLNAGVLLEGPRRRETPAGHELTFGTNHLGHFALTALLWPRLSRGRVVTTGSFTARSAHLDLDDLQSTRAFEPKRAYERAKLAQMLFGFELARRLDSAGSRALSVVVHPGGALDDLTPSRPPVHSRTTGQLLRAVPAGLVLQGKDAGAWPSVHAALDPSIRNGQLWGPRFFGLRGKPRLEMPKGPLADSATGRRLWELSAELTGVDPDFVTAPVTGLR is encoded by the coding sequence ATGCCGACCCAGTCCACGATCGCGCTGGTGACCGGCGGCAACGCCGGCATCGGCTACTTCGTCGCCGAGCAGCTCGCCGCCGCCGGCGCCGCCGTGGTGCTCGGCAGCCGCGACCCGGCGAAGGCCGCCTCCGCGATCGGAGCCATCCAGGCGCGGGTGCCCGGCGCCCGGGTCACGGCGGTGCGCCTCGACCTCGCCGACCTCGCCTCGCTGAAATCCTCGGCCGACGCGCTGGACGTGCCGCGGCTCGACGTGGCCGTCCTCAACGCGGGGGTGCTCCTCGAAGGGCCCCGGCGACGCGAGACCCCGGCCGGCCACGAGCTGACGTTCGGCACCAACCACCTCGGCCACTTCGCCCTCACGGCCCTGCTGTGGCCTCGGTTGTCGCGCGGCCGCGTGGTGACGACCGGCAGCTTCACGGCCCGCTCCGCGCACCTCGACCTCGACGATCTGCAGAGCACCCGCGCCTTCGAGCCGAAGCGGGCGTACGAGCGCGCCAAACTGGCCCAGATGCTGTTCGGCTTCGAGCTCGCCCGCCGCCTCGACTCCGCGGGCAGCCGTGCCCTCAGCGTCGTGGTCCACCCGGGCGGCGCGCTGGACGACCTGACTCCTTCGCGGCCGCCGGTTCACTCGCGGACGACCGGGCAACTGCTCCGCGCGGTGCCGGCCGGCTTGGTGCTGCAAGGAAAAGACGCGGGCGCGTGGCCGTCCGTGCACGCGGCGCTCGACCCGTCTATCCGCAATGGACAGCTGTGGGGGCCGCGGTTCTTCGGCCTGAGGGGAAAACCGCGCCTCGAAATGCCGAAGGGGCCGCTCGCCGACTCCGCGACCGGCCGTCGGCTGTGGGAACTGAGCGCGGAACTCACGGGGGTGGATCCGGACTTCGTGACCGCGCCGGTCACCGGGCTCCGGTGA
- a CDS encoding TetR/AcrR family transcriptional regulator has protein sequence MPATPGRRERKKARTRQALDEAALRLFLAHGYDHVTVARIAEEADVSVATLFAHVPDGKEALIFDDGTERREGLVAAVREREAGEPVLTALRRFFASRGPFAAELPPEYERKRALIVTTPALRGYARKLWIASEDALTDAIADASDLPATDMAARALARYVLEIPDLTGTEPDPLAALNVVFDLLEAGWPQRPA, from the coding sequence ATGCCTGCCACCCCCGGCCGACGCGAACGCAAGAAGGCCCGCACCCGCCAGGCGCTTGACGAAGCCGCCCTGCGCCTGTTCCTGGCGCACGGCTACGACCACGTCACCGTGGCGCGGATCGCCGAGGAGGCCGACGTCTCCGTCGCCACGCTTTTCGCCCACGTGCCCGACGGCAAGGAAGCCCTGATCTTCGACGACGGCACCGAGCGCCGCGAAGGTCTCGTCGCGGCCGTGCGCGAGCGCGAAGCCGGCGAGCCCGTTCTCACCGCCCTGCGCCGGTTCTTCGCGAGCCGGGGGCCGTTCGCCGCCGAACTGCCGCCCGAGTACGAACGCAAGCGCGCCTTGATCGTCACCACGCCGGCCCTGCGCGGGTACGCGCGCAAGCTCTGGATCGCGAGCGAGGACGCGCTGACCGATGCGATCGCCGACGCGAGCGACCTGCCCGCGACCGACATGGCGGCCCGGGCCCTGGCCCGCTACGTGCTGGAGATCCCCGACCTCACCGGCACCGAGCCCGACCCGCTCGCCGCGCTGAACGTCGTGTTCGATCTCCTCGAGGCCGGCTGGCCCCAGCGGCCCGCCTGA
- a CDS encoding DoxX family protein, protein MHRLDAIRDHAIGLFRIVVGFLFACHGVKTLFGLLGAHAPAQVGSWPGWWAALVQLVAGTLVLLGIGTRAAALIGSGSMAFAYFTVHAPNDVLPIQNGGEQAALFCWTLLVLAFTGPGRFALTGALAAFRAPQQEDPRAPVRG, encoded by the coding sequence ATGCACCGGCTGGACGCGATCCGCGACCACGCGATCGGACTCTTCCGCATCGTCGTGGGGTTCCTCTTCGCCTGCCACGGCGTGAAAACCCTCTTCGGCCTCCTCGGCGCCCACGCCCCCGCGCAGGTCGGCTCGTGGCCCGGCTGGTGGGCGGCGCTCGTCCAGCTCGTGGCGGGCACGCTGGTGCTCCTCGGCATCGGCACCCGCGCGGCCGCGCTGATCGGCTCCGGATCGATGGCCTTCGCCTACTTCACCGTCCACGCACCGAACGACGTGCTGCCGATCCAGAACGGCGGTGAGCAGGCCGCGCTGTTCTGCTGGACGTTGCTGGTGCTCGCCTTCACCGGACCAGGCCGGTTCGCGCTCACGGGAGCACTCGCGGCTTTCCGTGCCCCTCAACAGGAAGACCCCCGCGCACCCGTACGGGGGTGA
- the groL gene encoding chaperonin GroEL (60 kDa chaperone family; promotes refolding of misfolded polypeptides especially under stressful conditions; forms two stacked rings of heptamers to form a barrel-shaped 14mer; ends can be capped by GroES; misfolded proteins enter the barrel where they are refolded when GroES binds), translating to MAKELRFGSEARDLLVAGVDKLAEAVKSTLGPKGRNVIIEKITGSPVVTNDGVTIAREVHLRNQFENMGAQLVKEAAIKTNDVVGDGTTTATVIAQAIISEGMRAISHGGNPVLVKRGIDAAVGRLVEHLETMAHPVKSEEDYARVAAISANDDGAVGSVIAKALHTVGESGVVTIEESPRIGMSVEFVEGFEFDNGYLSPYLVTDPGRLEAVLDDPYILMCSEKISNVQQLMPVLDKVMRNPRPLVLIAENVEGTALSMLVHNHVNRTFQAVAIRAPGFGDRRLHKLEDLAAVVGGAVLSKHSGFSLETMKLEHLGRAKQVRVTENATQIVGGAGSADSIEFRVNQLRAERERAQFGIDDDVLTERIGALTGKVAVIRVGAATPAELKELQHRVEDALSATRAAIAEGVVAGGGATLLHAEKVLTGLDLEGDYAIGADIVRRALSAPALLIASNAGYGAEEIVEQTRKLGDDEGFDALVGRFGDLVELGIIDPLRVCRSALQNGASVAGLLLTTNSLIAEEQTPWGGSAALMTEFGPLDEGLHQPSPDASTPQSLGMGPSVG from the coding sequence ATGGCCAAGGAACTTCGCTTCGGCTCGGAAGCCCGCGACCTGCTGGTGGCGGGGGTGGACAAACTCGCGGAGGCCGTGAAGTCGACACTGGGCCCCAAGGGGCGCAACGTGATCATCGAGAAGATCACCGGTTCGCCCGTGGTCACCAACGACGGCGTGACGATCGCGCGTGAAGTCCACCTGCGCAACCAGTTCGAGAACATGGGCGCGCAGCTGGTGAAGGAAGCGGCGATCAAGACCAACGACGTGGTGGGCGACGGCACCACGACCGCGACCGTGATCGCGCAGGCGATCATCAGCGAGGGCATGCGGGCGATCTCCCACGGCGGCAACCCCGTGCTCGTCAAGCGCGGCATCGACGCGGCGGTGGGCCGGCTCGTCGAGCACCTGGAGACGATGGCGCACCCGGTGAAGTCCGAAGAGGACTACGCGCGGGTCGCGGCGATCTCCGCCAACGACGACGGGGCCGTCGGCTCGGTGATCGCCAAGGCGCTGCACACGGTGGGGGAGAGCGGCGTCGTCACGATCGAGGAGTCGCCGCGCATCGGCATGTCGGTGGAGTTCGTGGAGGGCTTCGAGTTCGACAACGGTTACCTCTCGCCGTACCTCGTCACGGATCCCGGGCGCCTGGAAGCGGTGCTCGACGACCCGTACATCCTCATGTGCAGCGAGAAGATCAGCAACGTGCAGCAGCTGATGCCGGTGCTGGACAAGGTGATGCGCAACCCGCGCCCGCTCGTGCTGATCGCGGAGAACGTGGAGGGCACGGCGCTGTCGATGCTCGTGCACAACCACGTGAACCGCACGTTCCAGGCCGTCGCGATCCGCGCGCCCGGCTTCGGCGACCGTCGGCTGCACAAGCTGGAGGACCTGGCGGCCGTGGTCGGCGGGGCCGTGCTGTCGAAGCACTCGGGGTTCTCGCTGGAGACGATGAAACTGGAGCACCTCGGCCGTGCGAAGCAGGTGCGGGTGACCGAAAACGCGACCCAGATCGTGGGGGGCGCGGGGTCGGCCGACTCCATCGAGTTCCGGGTGAACCAGCTGCGGGCCGAGCGCGAACGCGCGCAGTTCGGCATCGACGACGACGTGCTGACCGAGCGGATCGGCGCGCTGACCGGCAAGGTCGCGGTGATCCGCGTCGGCGCCGCGACGCCGGCCGAGCTGAAAGAACTGCAGCACCGCGTGGAGGACGCGCTCTCGGCCACCCGGGCCGCGATCGCGGAGGGCGTGGTCGCCGGCGGCGGCGCGACCCTGCTGCACGCGGAGAAGGTGCTGACCGGCCTCGACCTCGAAGGCGACTACGCCATCGGCGCCGACATCGTGCGGCGCGCGCTGAGCGCACCGGCGTTGCTGATCGCCAGCAACGCCGGGTACGGGGCCGAGGAGATCGTGGAGCAGACCCGGAAACTCGGTGATGACGAAGGGTTCGACGCGTTGGTCGGGCGCTTCGGCGACCTCGTCGAACTCGGCATCATCGACCCGCTGCGGGTGTGCCGCTCGGCGTTGCAGAACGGCGCTTCCGTCGCCGGCCTGTTGCTGACGACGAACTCGCTGATCGCCGAGGAGCAGACGCCGTGGGGCGGCAGCGCGGCGCTGATGACCGAGTTCGGGCCACTCGACGAAGGCCTGCACCAGCCCTCTCCCGACGCGAGCACTCCGCAGTCGCTCGGGATGGGCCCGTCGGTCGGCTGA
- a CDS encoding NAD(P)-dependent alcohol dehydrogenase translates to MKAVRLHAYHQQPVLEEVPEPKVTGPLDVVVKIGGAGVCRTDLHIVEGQWAEKSGVALPYTIGHENAGWVHEVGSAVTNVAVGDTVILHPTPTCGLCHACRAGNDMHCENNAFPGIDTDGGMAEYLLTSARACIKLDADTRPEDVAALADAGITAYHAVRKAVPLLPPGTVCVVNGAGGLGHIGIQSLRALTATTVVVVDRNVDALKLAADLGADHTVVADGTHVDAVLDLTGGHGAEVVLDFVAEQGAQQDAFAMTRRAGSHFVIGYGSNIDIPTIDIISTERNIVGNLVGTYNDLVELMVLAQAGKVTLHTRQYPLDAALDALADLDAGRVRGRAILVP, encoded by the coding sequence ATGAAGGCGGTCCGGTTGCACGCTTACCACCAGCAGCCCGTCCTCGAAGAAGTGCCGGAGCCGAAGGTCACCGGGCCGCTCGACGTGGTGGTGAAGATCGGCGGGGCCGGCGTGTGCCGCACGGACCTGCACATCGTCGAGGGGCAGTGGGCCGAGAAGTCCGGCGTCGCGCTGCCTTACACGATCGGGCACGAGAACGCGGGCTGGGTGCACGAGGTCGGCTCCGCCGTGACCAACGTGGCCGTCGGCGACACCGTGATCCTCCACCCGACGCCGACGTGTGGGCTGTGCCACGCCTGCCGCGCCGGCAACGACATGCACTGCGAGAACAACGCCTTCCCCGGTATCGACACCGACGGCGGGATGGCCGAGTACCTGCTCACCTCCGCCCGGGCGTGCATCAAGCTCGACGCGGACACCCGCCCCGAAGACGTCGCGGCGCTGGCCGACGCCGGCATCACCGCCTACCACGCCGTGCGCAAGGCGGTGCCGCTGCTGCCCCCGGGCACGGTGTGCGTCGTCAACGGCGCGGGCGGGCTCGGGCACATCGGCATCCAGTCGCTGCGGGCGCTGACCGCGACGACCGTGGTGGTCGTGGACCGCAACGTCGACGCGCTGAAGCTGGCCGCAGACCTCGGAGCCGACCACACCGTGGTCGCCGACGGCACCCACGTCGACGCGGTCCTGGACCTCACCGGCGGCCACGGCGCCGAGGTGGTGCTCGACTTCGTCGCCGAGCAGGGCGCGCAGCAGGACGCCTTCGCCATGACGCGCCGGGCCGGCTCGCACTTCGTGATCGGCTACGGCAGCAACATCGACATCCCGACCATCGACATCATCTCGACGGAACGCAACATCGTGGGCAACCTGGTGGGCACCTACAACGACCTCGTGGAGCTGATGGTGCTCGCGCAGGCGGGCAAGGTCACCTTGCACACCAGGCAGTACCCGCTCGACGCGGCACTCGACGCGCTGGCCGATCTCGACGCCGGCCGCGTCCGGGGCCGCGCGATTCTCGTCCCCTGA